One stretch of Phycisphaerae bacterium DNA includes these proteins:
- a CDS encoding AraC family transcriptional regulator, translating into MRTCTQQDYRARILAVLQHIHGHLDHALSLVELARLAHFSPYHFHRVFHGMVGESVMELVRRLRMERAAHRLRHGHDPVTHIAFEAGYEAHESFTRAFRALFGESPSAFRGSVTPLVCKCVPSGVHYQPGGQVQDFIMVDTGGTTMEVEVRTLAPMHVACVRHVGPYTTCKAAWDKLCGWAGPRGLLGSQTRCLGICYDDPEGTPPDQIRYDACVTVDPACQGGGEVGVQDIPGGEYAVALHRGSYSNLHRTWKQFLGEWLPASGRELGDAPSFELYCNDPHTTPEQDLLVEIYVPLRS; encoded by the coding sequence ATGAGAACTTGTACCCAGCAGGATTACCGGGCTCGAATCCTCGCCGTGCTCCAGCACATTCACGGGCATCTGGACCATGCCCTGTCGCTGGTCGAGCTTGCCCGGCTTGCCCACTTCTCCCCCTACCACTTCCACCGCGTCTTCCACGGAATGGTAGGTGAATCGGTCATGGAGCTGGTTCGGCGCTTGCGGATGGAGCGGGCCGCCCATCGACTCCGGCATGGTCACGATCCGGTCACGCACATTGCCTTTGAGGCGGGCTACGAGGCCCACGAGTCTTTCACCCGTGCTTTCCGGGCGCTGTTCGGCGAATCGCCGTCCGCTTTTCGCGGCAGCGTCACACCCCTGGTGTGCAAGTGTGTGCCGTCAGGCGTCCATTATCAACCCGGTGGTCAGGTACAGGATTTTATCATGGTGGATACAGGAGGAACGACGATGGAAGTAGAGGTACGAACACTTGCCCCGATGCACGTGGCCTGCGTGCGGCATGTCGGCCCGTACACCACCTGCAAGGCTGCATGGGACAAGCTGTGCGGCTGGGCCGGTCCGCGCGGACTGCTGGGGTCGCAGACCCGATGCCTGGGCATCTGCTATGACGATCCTGAAGGGACCCCGCCCGATCAGATCCGCTACGACGCCTGTGTCACCGTGGATCCGGCGTGCCAGGGTGGAGGTGAGGTGGGTGTTCAGGACATCCCCGGCGGCGAATATGCCGTCGCCCTACACCGGGGCAGCTACTCCAATCTCCATCGCACCTGGAAGCAGTTTTTGGGGGAATGGCTGCCGGCCAGCGGGCGTGAGCTGGGCGACGCACCCTCCTTTGAACTCTACTGCAACGATCCCCACACCACGCCGGAACAGGATCTCCTCGTCGAGATCTACGTTCCGCTGCGTTCCTGA